In Paractinoplanes brasiliensis, the following proteins share a genomic window:
- a CDS encoding XRE family transcriptional regulator gives MNNPLARALRGAGINTVDVAARLGVDPKTVQRWMSGRMPYPRHRDALVRLTGWSQHDLWPDLPRPTQPEASGDEVRIVYPHRSTVPTDAWSRLFADAKAEIDILAYSALFLAEDITVSTLLRDKAVDGVRVRIALGMPDGVHVNDRGGEERIGDGMSARIRTALIGFHPIAEAGGELRLHDTVLYNSIYRADDELLINTHIYGRPASHAPVLHLRRWAADGMAATYLDSFERVWDSADKISR, from the coding sequence CAACCCTCTCGCCCGCGCGTTGCGGGGCGCCGGCATCAACACCGTGGACGTCGCGGCGCGCCTGGGCGTCGACCCGAAGACTGTGCAGCGCTGGATGTCCGGCCGCATGCCATACCCGCGCCACCGCGACGCCCTAGTCCGCCTCACCGGCTGGTCGCAGCACGACCTCTGGCCCGACCTACCCCGACCCACGCAGCCCGAAGCCAGCGGCGACGAGGTCCGGATCGTCTACCCGCACCGCTCAACCGTGCCAACTGACGCCTGGTCGCGACTATTTGCCGACGCCAAGGCCGAAATCGATATCCTCGCCTACAGCGCGCTCTTCCTCGCCGAGGACATCACCGTATCGACTCTCCTGCGGGACAAGGCAGTGGACGGCGTACGCGTCCGCATCGCGCTGGGTATGCCGGACGGGGTGCACGTCAACGACCGTGGCGGCGAGGAACGCATCGGCGACGGCATGAGCGCCCGCATTCGAACCGCACTTATCGGCTTCCATCCCATTGCGGAAGCAGGCGGCGAACTGCGACTCCACGACACCGTGCTCTACAACTCGATCTACCGAGCTGACGACGAGTTGCTAATCAATACACATATATATGGCCGGCCCGCTTCGCATGCTCCGGTGCTCCACTTGCGGAGATGGGCGGCCGACGGCATGGCCGCGACCTACCTCGACTCGTTCGAACGAGTCTGGGATTCCGCCGACAAGATCAGTAGATGA